The genomic stretch TCTTTTCAGCCATACGTCCCATGTTATCAGATTCTTCGAGGGAGATTCCCGGCATGGTACTGATGTTAATCGTGAGTGATCCTTCGTTGAATGGGGGTAGGAAGCTACGTCCCAGTCCGGTCATGATGATAATCGTGAAAATTAACAGGGCAGCACTCGTCCCGATAACTACTTTCTTGTGGCGGAGAGCCCATTCCAATGCTTTCTTATACCATACTTTTAAGGTGCGAGACACGAAAGGTTCTTTCTCGTTTTTCTTCAGCGCCTTTTTGGTGGTTAGCATATAACTACACAGTACCGGGGTCAAGGTTAATGCCACAACTGTTGAGGCGAATAGGGCCACGATAAATGCGATACCCAGCGGAATCAACATACGTCCTTCCATTCCGGAAAGGAAGAATAATGGCAAGAAACAAGCCACGATAATCAGTGTCGAGTTCAGAATCGGCATACGTACTTCGCGGGAGGCTTCGAACACGACTTTCAGCGAGGAAAGTCTTTCTTCTGCGGGCTTTAATTGATTTTCCCGTAGTCGCTTGTACACGTTCTCCACGTCGACAATGGCATCGTCCACAAGTGAACCGATGGCAATGGCAAGTCCTCCTAAACTCATCGTGTTAATTGTCAGGCCAAGCCCGTGAAGGGTTAGAATGGCAACCAGCAAGGATAGGGGAAGGGCAACTAGCGAAATAATCGTGGTACGCACGTTCATTAAGAAGAAGAAAAGCACGACAACCACGAAAATAGCTCCCTCGAACAGTGCTTTCTGTATGTTAGAAATAGAACTTTCAATAAAGCGGGATTGACGGAATATGTCGGAAGAGATTTTCACATCAGACGGTAATGTCTTTTGTAGGTCCACGATGGCCTGATCCAGTTTATCGGTTAGCTCCAGCGTGTTCGTGTTCGGTTGTTTCGTGATGGTTACCAGTACGGCAGGTTTTGCTCTTTCGGAGGCAAGCCCCAGTTTCGGTTCTTTCGGTCCGATTTGTACGGTTGCGATGTCCGATAATAAAACCGGAACGTTGTTCACGGTTTTTACCACACCTTTACCGATTTCTTCTACGTCATTTGTTGCCAAAAGACCTTGCACAATGTACTCGTTACCATATTCGTATAGAATACCTCCCGTGGAGTTCTGATTCATGTTATCCACGACGGTCAACACTTCATCCATGCTGATCCCGTAATGTTTCATCCGTGCGGGATCAAGAAGAATTTGGTATTCCTTGATGTCACCACCGATCACGGCGACCTGTGCTACTCCACCCGTGGATAACAAGCGGGGCCGTATCGTCCAGTCGGCAATCGTCCGTAAATCCTGTAAAGACGTACTATCGGCAGTTAACCCGAAAATCATCATTTCTCCCAAGATGGAAGATTGCGGTCCAAGGGTAGGTTGCCCCACGTTACTCGGTAAAACATCTCCCAACGTGGATAGTTTTTCAGACACGATCTGACGGGCCGTGTAAATATTGGTACCCCAATCAAATTGTACCCAGACTACCGAGAATCCGGTTGTAGAGGATGAACGTACGCTTTTCACGTCCGTGGCTCCATTGACTGCCGTTTCGATCGGGAAGGTTACCATACGCTCCACTTCTTCGGGAGCCATTCCTTGTGCCTCGGTCATAACTACTACCGTGGGTGCGTTCAAATCCGGGAATACATCCACTTCCATTTTATGCGCCGTGTAGGATCCCCATAGGAGCAAAGCTATCGATGCGATCATTACTACCAGCCGGTTATGTAATGAATATTGTATAATCTTATTCAGCATCCGTGATTAATTTTAGATTTTAAATTTTAGATTTCAGCCACACAAGGCTGATGTTTTTGTCCCAAACTCTAAATTAAACTTTTAGTTTTTATCTTCTAACTTTTAGTTTATCAGTGTTCATGGCTATGTCCGTGAGGAATTGCTCCGGATGCAGAGGCCATTTTGACTTGATAGGCTCCTTGAGTTACGACACGGTCTCCGGGGTGAAGGCCTTTGATGATCTGTACCTCTTTACCGTTGTTGGCACCTAATGCCACTTCTTGTTTACGATAGCCTTCCTCGTCAATTTGCACGTACACGTAGTAGATTCCCATCTCGTTGGTCAATGCGGACACGGGGATGGATAACGTGTTTTCAATCGGGGATGAAATAAGATATACTTCTACGAAGGACCCCGGGATCACTTCGCCTTTATTGTCAAATTCGAAAGATACGGGGATAAAGAATGAATTCTCGTTGGACGTTTTTCCGAAAGAGAGCAAGCGTCCGTTTAGGTCTTCCAAGGAGTAAACTTTATTATCGTACGGGGTCTTGAAATTAGCGCTCTTTACGGATTGCATGGCATTGTAGTATCTTTGGGATACTTCGGCCCGGAGTACTAGGCGTTGGTTTTGAGAAACCGTTGCTAACGGTTGTCCGACCGTGATGTATTCTCCTTCTTTTACAAGAATGTTTTTCATGTGTCCGTTGATCGGGGCGTTTACACTGACTCCCTTTGCCGTTTTGTTATTGGATACGGCGTTATAAGCTGTTTTTGCGTTCTCGAATTCCAGCTTGGTACTTTCGAATTCCTTTTGAGATATGATTTTGTCCTTTACAAGAGCCTCGGCACGGTCATAGCTGGCTTTAGCTGCCTCGTAAGTTGCTTTTACTTTCGTGTAGTAATCTCCTTCTGCGATGTCCTTTGAGGAAATCTGGAACAGGGATTGTCCTTTTTGAACCTTTGTCCCTTCCGTTAATTTGTTGGAAGAGAAGGAAACGACGCCATTGCTGGTGGCGACGATGACAGCCTCATCACCGGGAGCGGCAAGCACTTGTCCTGTTGTTTTAACTACTTGATTAAAAGAGGCGGGTTGAATTTC from Butyricimonas virosa encodes the following:
- a CDS encoding efflux RND transporter permease subunit — its product is MLNKIIQYSLHNRLVVMIASIALLLWGSYTAHKMEVDVFPDLNAPTVVVMTEAQGMAPEEVERMVTFPIETAVNGATDVKSVRSSSTTGFSVVWVQFDWGTNIYTARQIVSEKLSTLGDVLPSNVGQPTLGPQSSILGEMMIFGLTADSTSLQDLRTIADWTIRPRLLSTGGVAQVAVIGGDIKEYQILLDPARMKHYGISMDEVLTVVDNMNQNSTGGILYEYGNEYIVQGLLATNDVEEIGKGVVKTVNNVPVLLSDIATVQIGPKEPKLGLASERAKPAVLVTITKQPNTNTLELTDKLDQAIVDLQKTLPSDVKISSDIFRQSRFIESSISNIQKALFEGAIFVVVVLFFFLMNVRTTIISLVALPLSLLVAILTLHGLGLTINTMSLGGLAIAIGSLVDDAIVDVENVYKRLRENQLKPAEERLSSLKVVFEASREVRMPILNSTLIIVACFLPLFFLSGMEGRMLIPLGIAFIVALFASTVVALTLTPVLCSYMLTTKKALKKNEKEPFVSRTLKVWYKKALEWALRHKKVVIGTSAALLIFTIIIMTGLGRSFLPPFNEGSLTINISTMPGISLEESDNMGRMAEKILLDIPEIQTVARKTGRAELDEHALGVNVSEMEAPFELDERSRDEFLADVRQRLGELKGVNIEIGQPISHRIDAMLSGTKANIAIKLFGNDLNKLYNIGGQIKEAIQGIDGIADLTLEQQIERPQLQIKPKRDMLAKYGIPLPEFSEFINVALSGKVVSQVYEGGKVFDLTVKVHDDAKANMEQIGNLMIDANGQKVPLHYVAEILPLVGPNTISRENVQRKIVVSANVAGRDLNGVVKDIQKTVGEQITLPEGYHVEYGGQFESEQAASRTLFLTSVISILLIFLLLFNEFHSMPLSSIIMLNLPLAIIGGILSIWFTSGIISIPAIIGFISLFGIATRNGILLVSHYNHLRSEGMSLHDSVVLGSLDRLNPILMTALTSALALIPLAVGGDLPGNEIQSPMAQVILGGLLSSTLLNGFVVPIMYLLLNHKQKEIENLEM
- a CDS encoding efflux RND transporter periplasmic adaptor subunit, with product MRTIIYAITILAISLWGCKNQSSQDKHTHSATETHAGHDHSHEGHNHEHEGHDHEHETAEEHAGHNHESKATKHSDEIIFPKAQAAKTTFEVREIQPASFNQVVKTTGQVLAAPGDEAVIVATSNGVVSFSSNKLTEGTKVQKGQSLFQISSKDIAEGDYYTKVKATYEAAKASYDRAEALVKDKIISQKEFESTKLEFENAKTAYNAVSNNKTAKGVSVNAPINGHMKNILVKEGEYITVGQPLATVSQNQRLVLRAEVSQRYYNAMQSVKSANFKTPYDNKVYSLEDLNGRLLSFGKTSNENSFFIPVSFEFDNKGEVIPGSFVEVYLISSPIENTLSIPVSALTNEMGIYYVYVQIDEEGYRKQEVALGANNGKEVQIIKGLHPGDRVVTQGAYQVKMASASGAIPHGHSHEH